One window from the genome of Bufo bufo chromosome 4, aBufBuf1.1, whole genome shotgun sequence encodes:
- the LOC120997539 gene encoding zinc finger protein 300-like, translating into MLSLDHKEDQDNMQRSSGEKLITLIGYPGPHSADLSYNPPNHEEPSLDQSQILTTSPDLSHNPPNHEEPSSDQSQIITTNSGQKGSKRFHCEECGKLFTRRSVLSVHRRIHTGEKPYSCSECGKCFTQKSGLIKHQRIHTGEKPYSCSECEQYFARKSHLVKHERIHTGEELYSCSECGKCFTEKSSLLIHQRIHTGLKPYSCSECGKCFTGKSSLLIHQRIHTGLKPYSCSDCDKCFTQKSYLIIHKRLHTREKTYSCSECGKCFTKKSSLLIHQRIHTGLKPYSCSECGKCFSVQSYLIRHEIIHTEEKPYSCSECGKCFSKKSYLLKHERSHTGDRPHSCSECGKYFRDKSDLLVHERIHTGEKPYSCSHCGKCFTRKSHLVKHERIHTGEKPYSCSECGKCFKQKSNLVKHERSHTREKSY; encoded by the coding sequence ATGAAGAACCttctcttgaccaatcacagatttTAACCACAAGTCCAGATCTGTCACATAATCCTCCTAATCATGAGGAACCTTCCTCTGACCAATCTCAGATTATAACCACAAATAGCGGGCAGAAAGGAAGTAAAAGGTTTCATTGTGAAGAATGTGGAAAACTGTTTACAAGAAGGTCAGTTCTTTCTGTGCacagaagaattcacacaggagagaagccgtattcatgttcagaatgtgggaaatgttttacccagAAATCAGGTCtcattaaacatcagagaatccacacaggagagaagccatattcatgttcagaatgtgagcaaTATTTTGCaaggaaatcacatcttgttaaacatgaaagaattcacactggagaggagctatattcatgttcagagtgtgggaaatgtttcacagAAAAATCAAGTCtccttatacatcagagaattcacacagggctaAAGCCATACTCATGCtccgaatgtgggaaatgttttacaggaaAATCAAGTCtccttatacatcagagaattcacacagggctaAAGCCATACTCATGCTCCGATTGTGATAAATGTTTTACCCAGAAATCATATCTTATTATACATAAGAGACTTCACACAAGAGAGAagacatattcatgttcagaatgtgggaaatgtttcacaaaaaaatcaagtctccttatacatcagagaattcacacagggctaaagccatattcatgctcagaatgtggaaaatgctttTCAGTTCAATCATATCTTATTAGACATGAAATAATTCACACagaagagaaaccatattcatgttcagaatgtgggaaatgtttttccaAAAAGTCATATCTTTTAAAACATGagcgaagtcacacaggagataggccgcattcatgttcagagtgtgggaaATATTTTAGAGATAAATCAGATCTTCttgtacatgagagaattcacacaggagagaagccgtattcatgttcacattgtgggaaatgttttacaaggaAATCACATCTTGTAAAACATGagcgaattcacacaggagagaagccatattcatgttcagaatgtgggaaatgttttaagcaaaaatcaaatcttgttaaacatgagagaagtcaTACAAGAGAGAAGTCGTATTAA